DNA from Brachyspira aalborgi:
TTGAGGGTCCTTTGAAACTATTTCAGCGTATTCAAGTGGATAATTATCTGTTGGAATTTCATTTAATAAAGCTCTTAATCTTTCGTTTTCTCTGCTTAACTGTTCGTATTCTAAAGCCGTTCCGCTTAATTCCGCTATTCTATCTCTCAAATTTTGAATTTGATTTTGCAAAGTAAATATATCGTTAATGCTCGTATAAATATAAACAAAAGCTTTTGAAATACTTTTTGTAGCGCTTTGAATAGGATAAATTCCAAGCGAATAAATAGAACGGAAATTAAATACAAAATTGCTCCTATTAAGAACCATTAACATTCCCGCTATAAGATTTAGCGCTATATATATAATAAGAAGTTTATGTTTTATAATGGCGTTCATTTTTAAGAATATCGTCTATAATTCTTTAAATTTTTTGTCTCTTCAATAAATTTTCCGCATCCAATTGCTACGCAAGTTAAAGGATTTTCCGCCAATATTACGGGAACTCCCGTTTCTTCGGCTACTAAATCGGTAAATCCATGCAATAAAGAAGTTCCTCCGCTCATAACTATTCCTCTTTCTACTATATCGGCTGAAATTTCGGGAGGAATTTGATTAAGAACGGATTTTATCGCTTCGACTATTTCAACTAATATATCGTTTATAGAATCTTTTACTTCGGCGCTGTTTATAGTTAAAGTTTTAGGAAGCCCCGAAACCGAATCTCGCCCTTTAATATCCATAGTTTTTGAAATATCGCCCTTAAATGCGTTTCCTATATTTATTTTAATCTCTTCTGCAGTTCTCTCTCCTATATAAAGGTTATGAGTTTTTAACATAGATTTTACTATAGCTTCGTCAAGCTCGTCTCCTCCAACTCTTATAGAAGCGCTTTTAACCATACTACCCAAAGACAAAACGGCAATTTCCGTAGTTCCTCCGCCAATTTCAACTATCATATTTCCGTTAGGTTCATTAATTGGCATTCCCGCTCCTATAGCCGCGGCTCTCGATTGCTCTAAAAGAAATATTGTTCTCGCTCCAGCTTGCTCGCAACTTTCTCTAACCGCTCTTCTTTCAACTTCGGTAATTCCCGTAGGAATTCCAATAGCTATTCTCGGTTTAACCAAAGTCTTTTTATTATGCACTTTATTAATAAAATATCTAATCATTTTTTCAACCGTTTCAAAATCGGCAATAACTCCGTCACGCATAGGTCTTATAGCTGCAATTGAGCCAGGAACTTTACCAAGCATTTTTTTAGCTTCGATTCCTACGGCGATAACATTTCCCGTGCTTTTTTCAACGGCGACAACGGAAGGTTCGGCTAATACTATTCCTTCTCCTTTAATATAAACCAAAGTATTTGCCGTTCCTAAATCGATTCCCATATCGCTTGAAAACATATTATATACAAAATTCATCATATTCTTTACAATCTCCCATTTATAATCTTCTTAACGCATCTATTGCGGGTTTA
Protein-coding regions in this window:
- a CDS encoding rod shape-determining protein; its protein translation is MMNFVYNMFSSDMGIDLGTANTLVYIKGEGIVLAEPSVVAVEKSTGNVIAVGIEAKKMLGKVPGSIAAIRPMRDGVIADFETVEKMIRYFINKVHNKKTLVKPRIAIGIPTGITEVERRAVRESCEQAGARTIFLLEQSRAAAIGAGMPINEPNGNMIVEIGGGTTEIAVLSLGSMVKSASIRVGGDELDEAIVKSMLKTHNLYIGERTAEEIKINIGNAFKGDISKTMDIKGRDSVSGLPKTLTINSAEVKDSINDILVEIVEAIKSVLNQIPPEISADIVERGIVMSGGTSLLHGFTDLVAEETGVPVILAENPLTCVAIGCGKFIEETKNLKNYRRYS